The following proteins come from a genomic window of Miscanthus floridulus cultivar M001 chromosome 2, ASM1932011v1, whole genome shotgun sequence:
- the LOC136539995 gene encoding non-specific lipid transfer protein GPI-anchored 11-like, translated as MALTVPTAALVVLAVAATLALQPRASAQISAPPLGAPVHSSLDCADALLKLTPCLTYVVRRSALTRPEKGCCGALAAVVGGDDAACLCALLAGYYGGAHGARVDTVRALALPTICRVDAPPPRLCAALGMPVAEPPGGAAAAPTDSGSGKPSTTPASAAANGGPATRPRAWRRPYQVAALWHGCLIILLSTLLL; from the exons ATGGCTCTGACGGTGCCAACCGCGGCGCTGGTCGTCCTCGCCGTCGCGGCCACGCTGGCCCTGCAGCCGCGAGCGAGCGCGCAGATATCAGCCCCGCCCTTGGGCGCCCCCGTGCACTCGTCGCTGGACTGCGCGGACGCGCTGCTGAAACTGACGCCGTGCCTGACGTACGTGGTGCGCCGCAGCGCGCTGACGCGGCCGGAGAAGGGCTGCTGCGGGGCGCTCGCGGCCGTCGTGGGCGGCGACGACGCCGCCTGCCTGTGCGCGCTCCTCGCCGGGTACTACGGCGGCGCGCACGGCGCCCGCGTCGACACCGTGCGCGCGCTCGCGCTGCCCACCATCTGCCGCGTGGACGCGCCGCCGCCCAGGCTCTGCGCCGCGCTCGGCATGCCCGTCGCCGAGCCGCCGGGcggagccgccgccgcgccgACGGACTCAG GGTCCGGCAAGCCGTCTACCACACCGGCATCGGCCGCCGCGAACGGCGGCCCGGCGACGCGCCCGCGAGCCTGGAGACGACCGTACCAGGTGGCTGCTCTCTGGCACGGCTGtctcatcatcctcctctccaCGCTGCTGCTGTAA